The following proteins are encoded in a genomic region of Chryseobacterium cucumeris:
- the pdeM gene encoding ligase-associated DNA damage response endonuclease PdeM translates to MFIATKNISIQNETFILTNQRAAFWQKEKALILSDLHIGKTAHFRKNGIALANHIMKSDLERLSALIEYFQPEKFVVVGDLLHAGDNSDVDEFCIWKNQYPDIQFYLIEGNHDRISKTLEKKLCFNHKAEWLEINDITFIHDFDSSRSGFQITGHIHPGIVLNSAVKNIRLPCFALSSNQLLLPAFSEFTGLDTKNLPKKSTFFVFTDADIYEI, encoded by the coding sequence GTGTTTATAGCAACTAAAAATATTTCCATTCAAAACGAAACTTTCATTCTGACCAATCAGCGGGCGGCATTCTGGCAAAAAGAAAAAGCGTTGATTCTTTCCGATCTTCACATCGGAAAGACCGCTCATTTCCGAAAAAACGGCATTGCACTGGCCAATCATATTATGAAAAGTGATCTGGAAAGATTATCCGCTCTGATTGAATATTTTCAGCCGGAAAAGTTTGTGGTGGTCGGAGATTTGCTTCATGCCGGAGACAATTCTGATGTGGATGAATTCTGTATATGGAAAAATCAATATCCTGATATTCAGTTTTATCTTATTGAAGGAAACCATGACCGGATTTCAAAAACGCTGGAAAAAAAGTTATGTTTTAATCATAAAGCTGAATGGCTGGAAATAAATGATATTACGTTCATTCATGATTTTGATTCATCCAGATCCGGATTTCAGATTACCGGACATATCCATCCGGGAATTGTACTGAATTCTGCAGTAAAGAATATCAGGCTTCCCTGTTTTGCTTTAAGCAGCAATCAGTTATTACTGCCTGCATTCAGTGAATTCACAGGGCTGGACACGAAAAATCTGCCTAAGAAAAGTACATTTTTTGTGTTTACGGATGCGGATATTTATGAGATTTAA
- a CDS encoding ligase-associated DNA damage response DEXH box helicase, producing MAAFEHTTGLKIIQQWMTDKGIAPFKFQLETWKKFGNGYSGMVVAPTGFGKTFSVFLALVSDFLNHPEQYKKGLKMIWITPLRSLSKDIAKAMQEAIDEIGLDWTVGVRNGDTDPKVRQQQVKKMPEILVVTPESLHLLLAQKNNERFFTEMKCVAVDEWHELLGSKRGVMVELGISQLRKYTPKMKIWGITATIGNLDEAMDVLIPYDIKKTKITAKEHKKIDIIPVFPNEIEILPWAGHLGNKLADKVVPIILDSKSTIVFTNTRSQSEMWYQLLLDAHPDFAGQIAIHHSSIDAHLRIWIEENLSSGKLKAVVSTSSLDLGIDFKPVDTVIQVGSAKGVARFLQRAGRSGHSPFETSKIYCVPTHSLELIEVSALKEAVKQKVVEPREPQVLCFDVLVQFLMTLAVGDGFYPDELYGRIKKVYAFQEMLDEEWKSILEFLTIGGSVLKNYEEFHKIVIMEDGLYKVTSRKIAMLHRMNMGVIVSDAMLKVKFISGGYIGMIEEYFISKLKKEEKFILAGRTLEVAMIKDMTVYVRAAKGRALVPSYLGGRLPLSSNLGHFLREKLSHALSPKASEKELKFLHPLLINQETNSHIPKEDEFLVEMIKNREGYHLFMYPFEGRLVHEVMAALIAYRISKLAPISFSMAMNDYGFELFSDKEIPLNEDNLQQILTRENLMNDVIASINSAEMARRKFRDIAVISGMVIQNYAGQQRSNKSLQSSAGLIFKVLEDHDSNHFLIKQAYTEVFNMQLQEQRLVEAFKRIEKSEIILKHSRSFTPLSFPIKVDSLRQTLSSEGLDARIKRMLKLSDISDIS from the coding sequence TTGGCAGCTTTTGAACATACCACCGGATTAAAGATCATCCAGCAATGGATGACCGATAAAGGTATTGCCCCTTTTAAATTTCAGCTGGAAACCTGGAAGAAATTTGGAAACGGATACAGCGGAATGGTCGTAGCTCCCACCGGTTTTGGGAAGACTTTTTCCGTGTTTTTAGCCTTGGTTTCAGACTTTCTCAATCATCCTGAACAATATAAAAAAGGATTGAAAATGATCTGGATAACACCCCTTCGTTCTCTTTCCAAAGATATTGCAAAAGCAATGCAGGAAGCTATTGATGAAATCGGACTCGATTGGACGGTAGGTGTAAGAAACGGAGATACCGATCCCAAAGTAAGACAGCAGCAGGTGAAGAAAATGCCGGAAATTCTTGTGGTAACCCCTGAAAGTCTTCATTTGCTTCTCGCTCAGAAAAATAATGAACGTTTTTTCACCGAAATGAAATGCGTGGCTGTGGATGAATGGCATGAGCTATTAGGTTCAAAACGTGGTGTGATGGTAGAACTCGGTATTTCACAGCTTAGAAAATATACCCCAAAAATGAAGATCTGGGGAATTACGGCAACGATCGGAAATCTGGATGAAGCCATGGACGTGCTTATTCCCTATGATATTAAAAAGACAAAAATAACCGCCAAAGAGCACAAAAAGATAGATATTATCCCGGTTTTCCCCAATGAAATTGAAATATTGCCATGGGCCGGGCACCTTGGCAATAAGCTCGCCGATAAAGTGGTTCCCATTATTCTGGATTCAAAATCTACCATTGTTTTTACGAACACCAGAAGCCAGAGTGAAATGTGGTATCAGTTATTGTTGGATGCACATCCGGATTTTGCGGGACAGATTGCCATTCATCACAGTTCTATTGATGCTCATTTAAGAATCTGGATTGAGGAAAACTTAAGTTCAGGAAAGTTAAAAGCTGTTGTCTCCACATCATCCCTCGATCTGGGTATTGATTTTAAGCCTGTAGACACCGTTATTCAGGTTGGATCTGCCAAAGGAGTTGCCCGTTTCCTTCAAAGAGCAGGACGCAGCGGCCACTCCCCTTTTGAAACTTCAAAAATTTATTGCGTTCCGACCCATTCTTTAGAACTGATTGAAGTTTCAGCGTTAAAAGAAGCCGTAAAGCAGAAAGTCGTTGAGCCACGGGAACCCCAGGTCCTGTGTTTCGATGTTTTGGTTCAGTTTCTTATGACATTGGCTGTTGGAGATGGCTTTTATCCTGATGAACTCTATGGAAGAATCAAAAAAGTGTATGCTTTTCAGGAAATGCTGGATGAGGAATGGAAAAGCATTCTCGAATTCCTGACCATTGGCGGCAGTGTATTAAAAAACTATGAAGAATTCCACAAGATCGTCATTATGGAAGACGGTCTGTATAAAGTCACTTCAAGGAAAATTGCAATGCTTCACCGGATGAATATGGGCGTGATTGTAAGTGATGCCATGCTGAAAGTGAAATTTATTTCCGGAGGCTATATTGGAATGATTGAGGAATATTTTATTTCAAAACTTAAAAAAGAAGAAAAATTTATTCTGGCCGGAAGAACCCTCGAGGTCGCCATGATTAAAGATATGACAGTCTACGTAAGAGCCGCTAAAGGAAGAGCTTTAGTCCCAAGTTATCTTGGCGGAAGGCTGCCGCTAAGTTCCAATCTGGGTCATTTTTTAAGAGAAAAACTCTCCCATGCATTAAGTCCGAAAGCTTCTGAAAAAGAACTGAAGTTTCTGCATCCGTTACTGATCAATCAGGAAACCAATTCCCATATTCCCAAAGAAGATGAATTTCTGGTGGAAATGATCAAGAACCGTGAAGGTTACCATTTGTTCATGTATCCTTTTGAAGGGCGTCTTGTGCATGAAGTCATGGCTGCTCTGATTGCCTATCGTATCTCAAAGCTCGCTCCTATTTCCTTTTCCATGGCCATGAATGATTATGGATTTGAGCTGTTCAGCGATAAGGAAATCCCTTTAAATGAGGATAATCTACAGCAGATTTTAACCAGAGAAAACCTGATGAATGATGTCATTGCAAGCATCAATTCTGCGGAAATGGCAAGAAGGAAGTTCCGTGATATTGCCGTGATTTCAGGAATGGTCATTCAAAATTATGCCGGACAGCAGCGCTCCAACAAATCGCTGCAAAGTTCTGCAGGATTAATTTTTAAAGTACTGGAGGATCATGATTCCAATCATTTTTTAATAAAGCAGGCGTATACAGAAGTTTTTAATATGCAGCTTCAGGAACAAAGGCTTGTAGAGGCTTTTAAAAGAATTGAAAAATCGGAAATTATTTTAAAACATTCCCGTTCCTTTACACCACTGAGTTTTCCGATTAAAGTAGACAGCTTAAGACAAACGCTGTCCAGCGAAGGTCTGGATGCGAGAATTAAAAGAATGTTGAAACTGTCTGATATAAGTGATATTTCATAA
- a CDS encoding ATP-dependent DNA ligase, protein MRHFAELINALETTNKTNAKIDAIIDYLERAPDEDKVWFIALFTGKRPKRNVNTNYMKDWALEITRLPYWLFQESYSSVGDLGETLSLILPPPKEKIERTLSEWMNDIVSLKGRTDAEKKEFVLQSWNGLDYTERLIFNKLIGGSFRIGVSDKTLINALTRFSGQEPSALMHSLMGKWLPDEVSFRELIDAENVNPDNSKPYPFCLAYPLEKPAEELGNPDEWLVEYKWDGIRGQIIRRNDEVFIWSRGEELVTEQFPEITEVIKAMKGNFVLDGEILAVKEGKVLNFNELQKRLNRKTLTKKMLSEIPIEVFVYDLLELENNDLREKPISARRALLEELLWNEKPKNISISKSLDFEKWEELDALRENSREINSEGLMLKQKNSPYHSGRKKGDWWKWKINPLTIDAVLIYAQKGSGRRSAYYTDYTFAVKNGDTLVTIAKAYSGLTDKEIMEVSRFVTKNAIEKFGPVRTVKAELVFEIAFEGIGFSNRHKSGVALRFPRIVRWRKDKTVDEIDDLEEIKKLIQ, encoded by the coding sequence ATGAGACATTTTGCAGAACTTATCAACGCTTTGGAAACCACCAATAAGACCAACGCTAAAATTGATGCCATCATCGATTATCTGGAACGTGCTCCTGATGAAGACAAAGTATGGTTTATCGCCTTATTTACCGGGAAAAGGCCCAAAAGAAATGTCAATACCAATTACATGAAAGATTGGGCACTGGAAATTACCCGGCTTCCTTACTGGCTGTTTCAGGAATCTTACTCTTCTGTTGGCGATTTGGGAGAAACATTATCCTTAATACTGCCTCCTCCCAAGGAAAAAATAGAACGTACTTTATCAGAATGGATGAATGATATCGTAAGTTTAAAAGGCAGGACAGATGCAGAAAAAAAAGAATTTGTACTGCAGTCTTGGAATGGCCTGGATTATACCGAACGTCTGATTTTCAATAAATTAATTGGCGGGAGCTTCAGAATCGGAGTATCAGACAAAACGTTGATCAATGCCCTGACCAGGTTTTCCGGCCAGGAACCGAGTGCCCTGATGCACAGCTTAATGGGAAAATGGCTGCCGGATGAAGTTTCCTTCAGAGAACTTATTGATGCGGAAAATGTGAATCCTGACAATTCAAAACCCTATCCTTTCTGCCTTGCCTATCCTCTGGAAAAACCGGCTGAAGAATTGGGAAATCCCGACGAATGGCTGGTAGAATACAAATGGGACGGAATCCGCGGACAAATCATCAGGAGAAATGACGAAGTTTTCATCTGGTCAAGAGGTGAAGAACTTGTTACAGAACAATTTCCTGAAATCACAGAAGTCATAAAAGCCATGAAAGGTAATTTTGTACTGGATGGAGAAATACTTGCGGTAAAGGAGGGTAAGGTTTTAAATTTTAATGAATTACAGAAAAGATTAAACAGAAAAACTTTAACAAAAAAAATGCTCTCGGAAATTCCGATTGAAGTTTTTGTCTATGATTTATTGGAACTTGAAAATAACGACCTGAGAGAAAAGCCTATTTCCGCAAGAAGAGCTCTTCTTGAAGAGTTATTATGGAATGAAAAGCCCAAAAATATCAGTATTTCAAAAAGTCTGGATTTTGAGAAATGGGAAGAACTGGATGCTCTTCGTGAAAATTCAAGGGAAATAAACAGTGAAGGACTGATGCTGAAACAAAAAAATTCTCCCTATCATTCCGGACGGAAAAAAGGCGACTGGTGGAAGTGGAAAATCAATCCGCTAACCATTGATGCGGTCCTGATTTATGCTCAGAAAGGAAGCGGCAGGCGGAGTGCTTACTACACCGATTATACTTTTGCCGTGAAAAACGGTGATACATTGGTAACTATTGCTAAAGCCTATTCCGGATTAACAGACAAGGAAATCATGGAGGTGAGCCGGTTTGTAACCAAAAATGCCATTGAAAAATTTGGTCCTGTAAGAACCGTAAAAGCAGAACTGGTCTTTGAAATTGCTTTTGAAGGCATAGGATTCAGCAACCGTCATAAAAGTGGTGTCGCCCTCCGATTTCCAAGAATTGTAAGATGGCGGAAAGATAAAACGGTAGACGAGATTGATGATTTGGAAGAAATTAAAAAATTAATACAATAG
- a CDS encoding ligase-associated DNA damage response exonuclease, with protein MKLITFTKKGIYCPQGKFYIDPWRPVDMAVITHGHADHARWGMKKYLCHHFTKPILYQRIGPDIECQGVEYGEVITINGVKLSLHPAGHIIGSAQIRLEYKGYVTVISGDYKVQNDGLSTPFELVRCNEFVTESTFGLPIYNWLEVPDLNNKFQNWVLKNKENNKTSVFIGYSLGKAQRIMKAVEELGKIYVHYSIGKLNEAFEAVGIDLPEYTIADFRERPKEVEHEIVIVPPALLDSNVIKKIPDPATAICSGWMQVRGARRWRSADAGFAMSDHADWKGLLQTVKATEAELVHVTHGQTEVFSKYLNEIGIQSDVVETLYGEDEEESEKETLETPES; from the coding sequence TTGAAATTAATCACATTTACTAAAAAAGGAATTTACTGCCCGCAAGGGAAATTTTATATTGATCCCTGGAGACCCGTGGATATGGCGGTTATTACCCATGGCCACGCCGATCATGCCCGTTGGGGAATGAAAAAATACCTTTGTCATCATTTTACAAAACCTATTTTGTACCAAAGAATAGGACCGGATATCGAATGCCAGGGCGTGGAATATGGAGAAGTTATTACCATTAACGGAGTAAAACTTTCGCTTCATCCTGCAGGGCATATCATTGGTTCTGCACAGATAAGGCTTGAATATAAAGGATATGTAACCGTAATTTCAGGAGATTATAAAGTTCAGAATGATGGATTGAGCACTCCTTTTGAGCTGGTAAGATGTAATGAATTTGTGACAGAAAGTACTTTTGGGCTTCCCATCTACAACTGGCTGGAAGTTCCGGATTTAAATAATAAATTTCAGAATTGGGTACTGAAGAATAAAGAAAATAACAAAACCTCTGTTTTCATTGGATATTCTCTTGGAAAAGCCCAGCGTATTATGAAAGCCGTGGAAGAACTGGGAAAAATATACGTTCACTATTCCATCGGAAAACTGAATGAAGCCTTTGAAGCAGTGGGAATTGATCTTCCTGAATATACCATTGCAGATTTCAGGGAACGTCCGAAAGAAGTGGAACACGAAATTGTGATTGTTCCGCCTGCTTTACTAGACAGCAACGTAATTAAAAAGATTCCGGATCCGGCTACTGCAATATGCTCCGGCTGGATGCAGGTTCGCGGTGCCAGAAGATGGCGCAGTGCGGACGCAGGATTTGCGATGAGTGATCATGCAGACTGGAAAGGATTGTTACAGACTGTGAAAGCAACAGAAGCAGAGCTTGTACACGTAACGCACGGACAAACCGAAGTTTTTTCAAAATATCTGAACGAAATCGGAATCCAATCTGATGTGGTCGAAACATTATATGGTGAGGATGAAGAAGAATCTGAAAAAGAAACCCTTGAAACCCCGGAATCATGA
- a CDS encoding S41 family peptidase, producing MLKIKILLLIFISSSSFSYAQNCNCESNYQWVKKTFEENDAGYQYIIDKKGISAYQAHNDDFLKKIKNAKSDTECTQTIYDWLTFFRSGHFSIRMIEKSNQQSQPQTPTSTTNNKTETVTIDIDKFKKEIVSKKDSDIEGIWETEPYTIGIKKIGDVYKGFIIKSGAENWKPNDLKLIFSADRSKGTFYVRNKSGLEIKSIRLVGKNYLEINEFTLKRVSPAFEKEEGIETHYEAIKAQKPFLKPLNKTTLLLRIPSFNGALKKDIDSVITANKSKIESTENLIIDIRYNGGGSDNSFAKIIPYLYTNPVRNVRTQFYSTKLNNQRMLDLYENYQKYGIPEDEREYLKKAYDKLSQNLGKYVSLQDDGSTVGINKMDKISPYPKNVGIIINNGNGSTAEEFLLVARQSKKVKLFGTTTAGVLDISNMYFVNSPCNEFKLGYSLSKSFRIPDMAIDGKGIQPDYFIDQSIPDYQWIDYVNNVLNEK from the coding sequence ATGCTTAAAATTAAAATACTCCTTTTAATTTTTATCTCCTCTTCTTCTTTTAGCTATGCTCAAAACTGTAATTGTGAAAGTAATTATCAGTGGGTAAAAAAGACTTTTGAAGAAAATGATGCCGGATATCAGTATATCATTGATAAAAAGGGAATTTCAGCTTACCAGGCCCATAACGATGATTTTCTGAAAAAAATCAAAAATGCAAAATCTGATACAGAATGTACCCAGACTATTTATGATTGGCTTACATTCTTCAGATCCGGGCATTTTTCCATCAGAATGATCGAAAAAAGTAATCAGCAATCTCAGCCGCAAACACCAACCTCAACCACAAATAATAAAACAGAAACGGTAACAATAGATATTGATAAGTTTAAAAAAGAAATTGTTTCTAAAAAAGATTCTGATATTGAAGGAATCTGGGAAACCGAACCTTATACCATAGGGATTAAAAAAATTGGAGATGTATACAAAGGTTTTATCATCAAATCCGGAGCTGAAAACTGGAAACCGAATGACTTAAAACTGATTTTCAGTGCCGACAGGTCCAAAGGAACTTTCTATGTAAGGAATAAATCCGGCCTGGAGATAAAGAGCATACGTTTGGTGGGAAAAAACTATCTTGAAATCAATGAGTTTACCCTGAAAAGAGTTTCCCCTGCATTTGAAAAGGAAGAAGGAATTGAAACACACTATGAAGCAATAAAGGCTCAAAAACCTTTTCTGAAACCACTTAACAAAACAACATTGCTTTTGAGGATTCCTTCATTCAACGGCGCTTTGAAAAAAGATATAGACAGCGTAATTACAGCCAACAAATCTAAAATCGAAAGTACGGAAAATCTTATTATTGATATCAGATATAACGGAGGCGGCAGCGATAACAGTTTTGCTAAAATTATTCCCTATCTCTATACCAATCCTGTCAGAAATGTCAGAACGCAGTTTTATTCTACAAAACTGAATAATCAGAGAATGCTGGATCTTTATGAAAATTACCAGAAATACGGAATACCGGAAGACGAAAGAGAATATCTGAAAAAAGCGTATGATAAACTCAGCCAGAATCTGGGTAAGTATGTAAGTTTACAGGATGATGGAAGTACTGTAGGAATCAATAAGATGGATAAAATTTCTCCTTACCCTAAAAATGTAGGAATTATCATCAATAATGGAAATGGTAGTACTGCAGAAGAGTTTTTACTCGTTGCCAGACAAAGTAAAAAGGTAAAACTCTTTGGAACAACTACTGCCGGAGTGCTGGATATTTCCAATATGTATTTTGTAAATTCACCCTGCAACGAATTTAAACTGGGATATTCGCTCTCCAAAAGTTTCCGTATTCCGGATATGGCCATTGATGGAAAAGGCATTCAGCCTGACTATTTCATTGATCAGTCCATCCCAGATTATCAATGGATTGATTATGTAAACAATGTTTTGAATGAAAAATAA
- a CDS encoding SDR family oxidoreductase: MSKTILITGAASGFGKIAAFELAKKGHQVIATAQIYPQMSDLIREAKEHGITLIVDKLDVTNPRDVEYIVKKYNDIDILISNAGIMEGGPIAEQPVDIIRSMFEVNVFGALNLAQGFIKKFVEKKSGKVVFTSSMGGLWTVPYVAAYCASKHALESIAEGLRTELAPFNIKIATCNPGLFGTGFNDRGVDSIFHWYDPKINFTPESAFDGAAESLAHQLDPQSMAEVIVNVALDDNSNFRNVHPKETEDFVKQLQADAWNTKS; this comes from the coding sequence ATGAGTAAAACAATTTTAATTACAGGCGCAGCAAGCGGATTTGGAAAGATTGCTGCTTTCGAGCTTGCTAAAAAAGGGCATCAGGTAATTGCTACTGCACAGATCTATCCTCAGATGAGTGATTTAATCCGTGAAGCCAAGGAACATGGAATAACCTTGATCGTGGATAAACTGGATGTAACCAACCCAAGAGATGTGGAGTATATTGTAAAGAAATACAATGATATAGATATTCTGATCAGTAACGCAGGAATTATGGAGGGAGGTCCCATTGCAGAACAACCGGTAGATATTATCCGTTCTATGTTTGAAGTGAATGTTTTTGGTGCGTTGAATCTTGCACAGGGTTTTATCAAAAAATTTGTTGAAAAGAAAAGCGGGAAGGTTGTTTTCACCTCTTCAATGGGAGGTTTATGGACTGTTCCTTATGTTGCTGCTTATTGTGCTTCAAAACATGCGCTGGAATCTATTGCAGAAGGTTTAAGAACTGAACTTGCCCCATTCAATATCAAGATTGCAACCTGTAATCCGGGTTTATTTGGAACAGGTTTCAATGACAGGGGAGTAGATTCTATTTTCCACTGGTATGATCCGAAAATCAATTTCACTCCGGAATCTGCTTTTGATGGAGCTGCAGAATCTTTAGCGCACCAGCTTGATCCTCAATCTATGGCTGAAGTAATTGTAAATGTAGCTTTAGATGACAACAGTAATTTCAGGAATGTACATCCAAAGGAGACTGAAGATTTTGTAAAACAGCTTCAGGCAGATGCATGGAACACAAAAAGCTAA
- a CDS encoding GlcG/HbpS family heme-binding protein: MELNYKTAEKVLHAAKEKALLMNIPVSIAVVDSGGHLIALARLDSVYGVIDFALKKARTAAMFGVNSDIMGEIISETGVHGYGMLNSNGGLLTIAGGVVLQDKAGKIIGAIGSSGGTPEQDKEIAEAGAQAIA; this comes from the coding sequence ATGGAACTGAATTATAAAACTGCCGAAAAAGTCTTACATGCAGCAAAGGAAAAAGCATTATTGATGAATATTCCTGTGAGCATTGCCGTGGTAGATAGCGGTGGACATCTTATCGCATTAGCCAGACTGGACAGTGTTTACGGAGTGATTGATTTTGCCCTTAAAAAAGCAAGAACGGCGGCTATGTTTGGAGTTAACAGTGATATCATGGGAGAAATCATTTCAGAAACAGGTGTCCATGGCTATGGAATGCTGAACTCTAACGGAGGGCTTCTGACTATCGCAGGCGGTGTCGTATTACAGGATAAAGCCGGAAAGATTATCGGCGCAATAGGTTCTTCAGGGGGAACTCCGGAACAGGATAAAGAAATTGCCGAGGCAGGAGCGCAGGCTATTGCGTAA
- a CDS encoding helix-turn-helix domain-containing protein, with amino-acid sequence MENTSEIIFDKLVYSCAFESYRGHEEFIPDYFLGFQISGETHAFHEQGKTVIKENTVVLVRKNQLIRTIKYPSANEKYQFISITLDDETLRQYATENRIAANTPFPGNQQLFFEPDDFFGSYFASLIPYINKTKEIPPKLAALKVKEAIELLLLSNPDFKNLLFDFSGPHKIDLAEFMNKNYMFNVSVDAFARLTGRSLSGFKRDFSKIFKMAPKQWLKEKRLKEAYYLIKTQDKKPSDIYLDLGFENLSHFYSSFKKKFGVTTTEV; translated from the coding sequence ATGGAAAATACTTCTGAAATCATATTTGATAAACTGGTTTATTCATGCGCATTTGAATCTTACAGAGGTCATGAAGAGTTTATTCCTGATTATTTTCTGGGTTTTCAGATTTCAGGAGAAACGCATGCTTTTCATGAACAGGGGAAAACTGTGATCAAAGAAAATACAGTAGTTCTGGTGAGGAAAAATCAACTGATCAGAACGATCAAATATCCTTCCGCTAACGAAAAGTATCAGTTTATTTCTATTACGCTTGATGATGAAACATTAAGACAGTATGCCACGGAGAACAGAATAGCAGCAAATACACCTTTTCCGGGTAATCAGCAGTTGTTTTTTGAGCCTGATGATTTCTTTGGGAGTTATTTTGCTTCTCTTATTCCTTACATCAATAAAACAAAGGAAATTCCTCCAAAGTTAGCGGCATTAAAAGTGAAAGAAGCCATAGAGTTACTTTTGCTGAGCAATCCGGATTTTAAAAATCTTCTTTTTGATTTTTCCGGGCCTCATAAGATTGATCTTGCAGAGTTTATGAACAAAAACTATATGTTCAATGTTTCCGTAGATGCTTTTGCAAGGCTTACGGGACGCAGTCTTTCCGGATTTAAAAGGGATTTCAGTAAAATATTTAAAATGGCTCCCAAACAGTGGCTGAAAGAAAAAAGACTGAAGGAAGCCTATTATTTGATTAAAACTCAGGATAAAAAGCCTTCAGATATTTATCTTGATCTGGGCTTTGAGAATTTATCTCATTTTTATTCTTCTTTTAAAAAGAAATTCGGAGTAACGACTACGGAGGTTTAA
- a CDS encoding PPC domain-containing DNA-binding protein yields the protein MEIMNYKGNHWSARKVDHIYIVSIENHSNIVETLTDFIQNQNIRAGEVTGIGAVSEATLRFFNPATKKYVDRTFKEQMEVTNISGNVSEIEGKQTLHLHITLGRQDYTALAGHLLDAKIQGAGEFIFYPLATRVVKIKNEETGINFYDFDK from the coding sequence ATGGAAATCATGAATTATAAAGGAAACCATTGGTCTGCAAGGAAAGTGGATCATATTTACATCGTTAGTATTGAAAATCATTCCAATATTGTAGAAACTTTAACCGACTTTATCCAGAATCAGAATATCCGGGCGGGAGAAGTAACAGGAATAGGAGCTGTGAGTGAAGCCACTCTCCGTTTCTTTAATCCGGCCACCAAAAAATATGTGGACAGGACTTTCAAAGAACAGATGGAAGTCACCAATATTTCCGGAAATGTTTCTGAAATAGAAGGAAAACAAACCCTGCACCTTCACATTACGCTCGGAAGACAAGATTACACAGCTTTGGCCGGACACCTTCTGGATGCAAAAATTCAGGGTGCCGGAGAATTTATTTTTTACCCTTTGGCAACGAGAGTTGTAAAAATTAAAAATGAAGAAACAGGAATCAACTTTTATGATTTTGATAAATAA
- a CDS encoding NAD(P)-dependent oxidoreductase, whose translation MEKIGFIGLGNMGHPMAKNIEKAGFPLSVYNRSSEKAKDFEEKSTVCIQIKDLVQNSDIIFTMLTNDTAVKAVYEEILPLNIQGKLFVDMSTISPEASAATSAGVKIKEASFIDAPVAGSTQPAKEGTLIIMAGGEEKDLQRAIPYLLKMGKSVKHLGENGKGIAGKLSVNYFLSAIYQGLAETVLLAGKLGIERSDMLEIINESASGSGATKVKTPMLTADQYAPAFALDLMLKDILLAKNAGADYPLSEALVQTYQNAHDKGFGQDDVIGIINYLKTIQ comes from the coding sequence ATGGAAAAAATCGGATTCATCGGATTAGGAAATATGGGACATCCTATGGCAAAGAATATTGAAAAAGCTGGATTTCCGCTTTCAGTGTATAACAGATCTTCTGAAAAAGCCAAGGATTTTGAAGAAAAATCTACAGTCTGCATCCAGATTAAAGACCTTGTTCAAAACAGTGATATTATATTCACAATGCTAACCAACGACACTGCTGTAAAAGCAGTATACGAAGAAATTCTTCCACTAAATATTCAAGGGAAACTCTTTGTAGATATGAGTACGATCTCACCCGAAGCGTCTGCAGCAACATCTGCTGGTGTGAAAATAAAAGAGGCCTCCTTTATTGATGCACCTGTAGCAGGAAGCACCCAGCCGGCAAAGGAAGGAACCCTGATCATTATGGCAGGAGGTGAAGAAAAAGACCTTCAACGGGCTATACCCTACCTTTTGAAAATGGGAAAATCTGTAAAACATTTAGGTGAAAACGGAAAAGGTATTGCAGGAAAATTATCTGTCAATTATTTTCTGTCTGCCATTTATCAGGGGCTTGCAGAAACAGTTTTATTGGCCGGAAAGCTGGGGATTGAAAGATCAGACATGCTGGAAATAATCAACGAAAGTGCGAGCGGAAGCGGGGCAACCAAAGTAAAAACCCCTATGCTGACTGCCGATCAGTACGCTCCGGCATTTGCCCTTGACCTGATGCTGAAAGATATCCTTCTTGCCAAAAATGCAGGTGCCGATTATCCTCTGTCTGAGGCTCTGGTTCAAACCTATCAGAATGCACATGATAAAGGATTCGGTCAGGATGACGTTATAGGAATCATCAATTATTTGAAAACAATACAATAA